The following nucleotide sequence is from Mycobacterium sp. Z3061.
GCGGCGTTGCGCATACCGTTCCCGCTGCACCTTCTCGTGCTCGTCGTCGTCGAGTGCGGCCACCATGGCGGCCTGCACCGGGGTCGGCACGATCATCCCGGCGTGCTTGCGCACGGCCAGCAGTTCGGCGACCAGATCGCTGTCCCCGGCGACGAAGCCCGCCCGATAACCAGCCAGCGAGGAGCTCTTCGACAGCGAATGGATGGCCAGCAACCCGGTGTGATCGCCTTCGCACACCGAGGGGTGCAGTACTGAGAGCGGCTCGGCCTCCCAGGCCAACCCCAGATAGCACTCGTCGGAGGCCACCAGCACGCCCCGCTCGCGAGCCCAACCCACCACCTTGCGCAGGTGGTCGAGGCCCAGGACGCGGCCCGTGGGATTGCTCGGCGAATTGAGGTAGATCAGCGCCGGGGACTGGGGGCCGAGCTGGGTCAGCGAATCCGCCCGCACGATCTGTGTCCCGGCGAGTCGCGCACCCACGTCGTAGGTGGGATAAGCCAGTTCCGGCACGACGACGACGTCGGCGCCGCCCAGCCCCAGCAGGGTCGGCAACCAGGCGATCAATTCCTTGGTGCCGATCACCGGAAGAACCGCCGCCTCTGAGAGGCCGGTGACGCCGAATCGGCGGGCCAGTGCCGCGACGGCAGACTCGCGCAACGGCGTGGTCCCCGCGGTGGCGGGGTAGCCCGGCGCCGAACTGGCCGCCGCCAGGGCTTCCCGGATCAGCGGCGCGACCGGGTCCACCGGGGTGCCCACCGACAGGTCGACGATGCCGTCCGGATGGGCCGCGGCCATGGCTTTGGCCGCGGCCAGAGTGTCCCACGGAAACTCCGGCAGCGTCGCCGACACCCGGCGTTGCTGTGACGCGCTCAGTCGTCCTCGCCCTGCGGCGGCAGGTCCTTGACCACTTGCGGGTCGTTCTCGGTCAGGCCGACCTTCGCCGCGCCACCCGGCGACCCCAACTCGACGAAGAAGTCGGCGTTGATCTGGGTGTACTGGCTCCACTGCTCGGGCACGTCGTCTTCGTAATAGATCGCTTCGACGGGGCAGACCGGTTCACATGCTCCACAGTCGACGCATTCGTCGGGGTGGATGTACAGCATCCGGGCACCCTCGTAGATACAGTCCACCGGGCACTCTTCGATGCAAGCCTTGTCCTTGATGTCGACGCAAGGCTGGGAAATCGTGTACGTCACGGACGTCTCCTCAACGTGTCCTCCATGAACGGGCTGCAGGTCGCGTCACCCCAGGGGCTTCTAAGGTGAGCGTTCGGTTACTGATACTAAACGTTGCAGATACAACTCGGGCAATTGGCACGCCCGAGGGTCAGCCCGCCCTATGAACTCAGTTGCATAGTAGCGGCCGCCGCACCTAACGTTTCGCGGGTGGCACTGCCTCACGCGATCCTGGTCTCGCTGTGCGAACAGGCCGGTTCCGGGTACGAGTTGGCTCGCCGCTTCGATCGCTCGATCGGCTATTTCTGGAACGCAACGCACCAGCAGATCTACCGGACACTGCGCGCCATGGAGGACAAGGACTGGGTCCGGGCCACCACCGTGGCTCAGCACGGCCGCCCCGACAAAAGGGTCTACACGGTCTCCGCCTGCGGCCGCCAAGAATTGGCGCGCTGGATCGCCGAGCCACTGCGACGGCCCCGGCCCGGCCGCGGTACCGCGTTGAGCGACAACGGCACCCGCGACATCGCGGTCAAGCTGCGAGGAGCGGTCTACGGCGACATCGACGCCGTGCGGGCCCAGGTCGACGCCCTGCGCGCGGAGCGTGCCGCGTCACTGGACACCTACCGCTCACTGCAGCGGCGCGGCTTCCCCGACCCGTCCATGTTGCGCGATGGCGCGTTGCACCAGTACCTCGTCCTGCGCGGCGGCATCCGCGCCGAGGAAAGCGCCGTCGAGTGGCTCGACGAAGTGGCCCGGGCACTGCGGGAGAAGTCATGACGTCGTATCCGAACCTGTTGTCTCCGTTGGACCTTGGCTTCACGACCCTGCGCAACCGGGTCGTCATGGGTTCCATGCACACCGGGCTCGAAGACCGCGCCGGCCACACCGACCGGCTCGCGGAGTACTACGCCGAACGGGCCCGCGGCGGCGTCGGACTCATCATCACCGGCGGCTACGCACCCAACCGCACCGGATGGCTGCTGCCGTTCGCCGCACAGCTGGTCTCCCCGGCCGAAGCCCGGCGCCATCGGCAGATAACCCGTGCGGTACACGACGAGGGCGCCAAGATACTGCTGCAGATCCTGCACGCCGGGCGCTACGCCTACCACCCGCTTTCGGTCAGTGCATCGTCAATCAAGGCGCCCATCAACCCTTTTCGACCTCGGACTCTCAGTGGGCGCGGTGTCGAGTCGACCATCTCCGATTTCGTCCGCTGCGCGCAGTTGGCCGCCGACGCCGGCTACGATGGCGTAGAGATCATGGGCAGCGAAGGCTATCTGATCAATCAGTTCCTGGCGCCGCGCACCAACAAACGCACCGACTCGTGGGGTGGCACACCGGCCGGCCGGCGCCGGTTCCCGGTCGAAATCGTGCGCCGCACCCGCGCCGCGGTCGGGCCCGACTTCATCATCTGCTACCGGATGTCGATGGCCGACTACGTCGAAGACGGTCAAACCTGGGACGAGATCGTCACGCTGGCAACGGAAGTGGAGACGGCCGGAGCAACCATCATCAACTCCGGCTTCGGCTGGCATGAAGCGCGGATTCCGACGATCGTCACCTCGGTGCCCAACAGTGGCTTCGTCGACATCAGCGGCGCCCTGGCCGGACACGTCGGCATCCCGGTCATGGCATCCAACCGGATCAACATGCCGCAGGCCGCCGAGCGGATCCTCGCGGAGACGCCGGTACAGCTGATCTCGATGGCCCGCCCGTTGTTGAGCGACCCGGACTGGGTGCTCAAGGCTCAGACCGAGCGGACGAACGAGATCAACACCTGCATCGCCTGCAACCAGGTCTGCCTGGACCACGCTTTCGCGAAGAAGGCGGTGTCGTGTCTGCTCAATCCCCGGGCCGGGCACGAGACCACCTTGACGCTGTCGCCGACGCGGCGGGCGCGCTCGGTGGCCGTCGTGGGCGCGGGTCCGGCCGGGCTCGCCGCGGCCGTCGGCGCCGCCCAGCGCGGACATCACGTCACGCTTTTCGACGACAACGATTTCATCGGCGGCCAATTCGACCTCGCCCGCCGGATCCCCGGCAAGGAGGAGTTCAGCGAAACCATCCGTTACTACTCGGCGATGCTCGCCAAACACGGCGTCGACGTCCGGCTCGGCACCCGGGTCGCCGCCACCGACCTCACCGGATACGACGATGTCGTACTGGCCACCGGCGTCGCGCCGCGCCTCCCCCGCATCCCGGGCGTCGAGCACCCCAAGGTGCTGACCTACGCCCAGGCGATCACCGGGGTCGGGGCGGTCGGCAGATCCGTCGCGGTGATCGGGGCAGGCGGCATCGGGTTCGACGTCAGCGAATTGTTGGTCACCGATCGGTCGCCGACTCTGAACGTCAAAGAGTGGCGGGCCGAGTGGGGCGTACTCGACCCCGCCGCAGGACACTCGGCGCGCGGGTGCCTGACCACGGCGCTGCCGGCGCCGCCGGCGCGAGAGGTGTACCTCTTGCAGCGCAGCACGGGCCCCCAGGGCACCCGGCTGGGCAAGACCAGCGGGTGGGTGCACCGGGCATCGCTGCGAGCCAAGGGAGTCCGCCAATTCTCCGGGGTCAGTTACGAACGCATCAGCGACAACGGGCTGCTTATCCGAATCGGTAGGGACCGGCCCCGGCTACTACCGGTGGACAACGTGGTGCTGTGCGCCGGACAGGAGTCGGTGCGCGACCTGGAAAACGATTTACGCCGCATCGGGGTGGCAGCGCACGTCATCGGCGGCGCCGCGCTGGCCGCCGAACTGGATGCCAAGCGCGCCATCAGGCAGGGCACCGAATTGGCGTCCCGGTTGTGAGCGGTGCCGGGGACCTCGATTTCGCTCACCGCGAAACCGCGGTTTACACGCTTCTGACCAGGGAATAGTTACATCCGCACACTGCCGTGCGATATCAATTTGCGTAGGAGCAAGTCCAGGGGGCCTGGTAGCCTTGACCGGAGACGGCAACCGCTGGGCAGATGTCGTCGCCGTTGAAGGTAACGGTGCAATAGTTGGGGAAGGTGTCCACAATATGAGGCTGTCGTTTATCGGAATGGGTGTCGCCGCCGGCGCCGCCGCCGTGTCGTTGGGTTTGGGAGCCGGTGTCGCCTCGGCAGATCCGTTCGACGGAGTCGTCAACACCACCTGCACATACCCGCAGGTGATCGCCGCGCTGAACGCAACCAACCCGGGTGCGGCTGCGCAGTTCAACTCGTCGCCGATCGCGCAGAGCTACCTGCAGCGGTTCCTGGCTTCGCCGCCGCCCGCCCGGGCGCAGATGGCGGCCCAGCTGCAGGCTATGCCTGGTGCTGCGCAGTACATCGGCGTTGTCGGCGAAGTCGCCGGCGTCTGCAACAACTACTGAGTTCGACCCGCGAGCGTAACGTCGCGGCGCTGCCCTCCGAGGTAGCGCCGGCGTTACGCTCGCGGTCTTTTGTGCCTGCTCAGTAGCAGCGGGCTCACCCGGCCCGAGGTTTCCGGACTGACGGGGCTACAGATCGACGACGGGTCACCCCGACGACGGCGCCAGAGCAACAAACTGCGCGGTGCTGTCGGTTCACCCAATGACGCGGGAACTAGGCAACCAACGCCGCATATGTTGTGGTGCGCTGGCGCGCCGGCCGCCCGATTCCCTCCGCGATGGCGGCCAGCTCGGCCGCCGACTTCGCCGAGCCGTGTTCAGAACCGGCCATCCGCGAGATCGTTTCCTCCATCAACGTGCCGCCCAGGTCGTTGGCACCGCCGTTGAGCATCACCTGGGTGCGCTGCACGCCGAGCTTCACCCAGCTGGTCTGAATGTGCGCGATGCGGCCG
It contains:
- the dapC gene encoding succinyldiaminopimelate transaminase gives rise to the protein MSATLPEFPWDTLAAAKAMAAAHPDGIVDLSVGTPVDPVAPLIREALAAASSAPGYPATAGTTPLRESAVAALARRFGVTGLSEAAVLPVIGTKELIAWLPTLLGLGGADVVVVPELAYPTYDVGARLAGTQIVRADSLTQLGPQSPALIYLNSPSNPTGRVLGLDHLRKVVGWARERGVLVASDECYLGLAWEAEPLSVLHPSVCEGDHTGLLAIHSLSKSSSLAGYRAGFVAGDSDLVAELLAVRKHAGMIVPTPVQAAMVAALDDDEHEKVQRERYAQRRAVLLPALLAAGFSVDHSEAGLYLWASRGQGCRDTVGWLAERGILVAPGDFYGPGGARHVRVALTATDERINAAAARLS
- the fdxA gene encoding ferredoxin, which produces MTYTISQPCVDIKDKACIEECPVDCIYEGARMLYIHPDECVDCGACEPVCPVEAIYYEDDVPEQWSQYTQINADFFVELGSPGGAAKVGLTENDPQVVKDLPPQGEDD
- a CDS encoding PadR family transcriptional regulator, coding for MALPHAILVSLCEQAGSGYELARRFDRSIGYFWNATHQQIYRTLRAMEDKDWVRATTVAQHGRPDKRVYTVSACGRQELARWIAEPLRRPRPGRGTALSDNGTRDIAVKLRGAVYGDIDAVRAQVDALRAERAASLDTYRSLQRRGFPDPSMLRDGALHQYLVLRGGIRAEESAVEWLDEVARALREKS
- a CDS encoding NADPH-dependent 2,4-dienoyl-CoA reductase, with the translated sequence MTSYPNLLSPLDLGFTTLRNRVVMGSMHTGLEDRAGHTDRLAEYYAERARGGVGLIITGGYAPNRTGWLLPFAAQLVSPAEARRHRQITRAVHDEGAKILLQILHAGRYAYHPLSVSASSIKAPINPFRPRTLSGRGVESTISDFVRCAQLAADAGYDGVEIMGSEGYLINQFLAPRTNKRTDSWGGTPAGRRRFPVEIVRRTRAAVGPDFIICYRMSMADYVEDGQTWDEIVTLATEVETAGATIINSGFGWHEARIPTIVTSVPNSGFVDISGALAGHVGIPVMASNRINMPQAAERILAETPVQLISMARPLLSDPDWVLKAQTERTNEINTCIACNQVCLDHAFAKKAVSCLLNPRAGHETTLTLSPTRRARSVAVVGAGPAGLAAAVGAAQRGHHVTLFDDNDFIGGQFDLARRIPGKEEFSETIRYYSAMLAKHGVDVRLGTRVAATDLTGYDDVVLATGVAPRLPRIPGVEHPKVLTYAQAITGVGAVGRSVAVIGAGGIGFDVSELLVTDRSPTLNVKEWRAEWGVLDPAAGHSARGCLTTALPAPPAREVYLLQRSTGPQGTRLGKTSGWVHRASLRAKGVRQFSGVSYERISDNGLLIRIGRDRPRLLPVDNVVLCAGQESVRDLENDLRRIGVAAHVIGGAALAAELDAKRAIRQGTELASRL
- a CDS encoding hemophore-related protein, with the protein product MRLSFIGMGVAAGAAAVSLGLGAGVASADPFDGVVNTTCTYPQVIAALNATNPGAAAQFNSSPIAQSYLQRFLASPPPARAQMAAQLQAMPGAAQYIGVVGEVAGVCNNY